One segment of Alnus glutinosa chromosome 2, dhAlnGlut1.1, whole genome shotgun sequence DNA contains the following:
- the LOC133859376 gene encoding uncharacterized protein LOC133859376 gives MSMADSSKPPSKRLLFDRRYGWVIDEWKDPSEEALAGGRGMFCILPLTKALTKTVSQSISLAASSAVKAMERTELVLPQVVQDGLNNGLHKFMSSLQNPEFSCFLPQGKFAITCYQSLFSSTYGKKSSESQMA, from the exons ATGTCCATGGCAGACTCCTCCAAACCACCCTCCAAACGCCTTCTTTTCGATCGTCGTTACGGTTGGGT AATTGATGAATGGAAAGACCCATCAGAAGAAGCTCTAGCCGGAGGCCGAGGAAT GTTTTGCATACTGCCTCTAACAAAAGCTTTGACGAAGACGGTTTCTCAGTCG ATTAGTCTTGCAGCGAGCTCTGCAGTGAAAGCTATGGAAAGGACTGAACTGGTATTGCCTCAGGTAGTGCAAGATGGTCTGAATAATGGGCTTCACAAGTTCATGTCCTCGTTACAGAATCCTGAATTCAGCTGTTTCCTCCCTCAAGGGAAATTTGCAATCACCTGCTACCAGTCGCTCTTCTCATCTACATATGGAAAGAAAAGCAGTGAATCACAAATGGCTTGA
- the LOC133861861 gene encoding protein PARTING DANCERS: MANFQRSYRDPTAQNPSKLTNAGCSGVCMMSTTWRDEQHPSFINFVASFLSANSFRLNFVPIAPDFIFNCGGLSVAFVFVTKLDSKYISPIFSRVQKLKGQFANLYVVVILPTKEQNDLFVRSYFKYGMELGKPTFVPVQDLEMGFEKIVNIAHSRGVCKQKAAIAKLKTERKRSVQGMDAFLRVVTSIPGIDNHDANALHQAIGSVEAIAKASKEYILGNTDLSADKAAIIFRFFRDPKFYLSPKINGLEKQFI; this comes from the exons ATGGCGAATTTTCAAAGAAGCTACAGAGATCCGAcggctcaaaatccatcaaaGCTCACCAACGCAG GTTGTAGTGGGGTTTGTATGATGAGCACCACATGGAGAGATGAACAACACCCATCTTTCATAAATTTTGTCGCCTCCTTCCTCAGTGCAAATTCATTCCGTCTTAACTTTGTCCCAATCGCCCCG GATTTCATTTTCAATTGTGGGGGATTGTCGGTGGCATTCGTGTTTGTGACAAAATTGGATTCCAAATACATCTCACCAATTTTCAGCAG AGTTCAGAAACTGAAGGGGCAATTTGCAAATCTCTATGTTGTTGTCATCCTCCCAACCAAGGAACAAAATGATTTGTTTGTTCGCTCTTACTTCAA ATATGGAATGGAGCTTGGTAAGCCAACCTTTGTGCCTGTACAAGACTTAGAGATGGGCTTTGAGAAGATTGTCAACATAGCTCACTCTCGTGGGG TATGCAAGCAAAAGGCTGCCATAGCAAAATTGAAAACTGAG AGGAAACGCTCAGTGCAGGGGATGGACGCTTTCCTTAGAGTGGTCACATCCATACCAGGCATTGACAATCATGATGCGAATGCG CTTCATCAAGCGATTGGTTCGGTTGAGGCAATTGCAAAGGCATCGAAGGAGTACATTCTAGGAAACACAGACCTTTCAGCTGACAAGGCAGcaataatttttaggtttttcaGAGATCCAAAGTTTTACCTTAGCCCCAAGATCAATGGATTAGAGAAACAGTTTATTTGA
- the LOC133862032 gene encoding bifunctional aspartokinase/homoserine dehydrogenase, chloroplastic-like, translating to MASLSAAISHSPKSLPRHAKPKKICQSQCRTLSLPRHSPICRMGFVSRWGSRGTSNTRIFTSVRDVLLDESAEKVQLPKGDTWSVHKFGGTCVGSSERIKNVADIIVNDDSERKLVVVSAMSKVTDMMYDLIDKAQSRDESYISALDAVLEKHKSTALDLLEGDDLARFLSRLHHDISNLKAMLRAIYIAGHTTESFMDFVVGHGELWSADLLSSVVRKTGMDCNWMDTREVLIVNPTSSNQVDPDYVESDKRLEKWYSQNPSKTIIATGFIASTMQNIPTTLKRDGSDFSAAIMGALFRAGQVTIWTDVDGVYSADPRKVSEAVILRTLSYQEAWEMSYFGANVLHPRTIIPVMQYSIPIIIRNIFNLSAPGTKICHSLVSDKEGAQNLESLVKGFATIDNLALVNVEGTGMAGVPGTAHAIFGAVKDVGANVIMISQASSEHSVCFAVPEKEVKAVAEALKSRFRQALEAGRLSQVAVIPNCSILAAVGQKMASTPGVSATLFNALAKANINVRAIAQGCSEYNITVVVKREDCIKALRAVHSRFYLSRTTIAMGIIGPGLIGSTLLEQLSDQAAVLKEEFNIDLRVMGITGSRTMLLSDVGIELSRWRELQKEKGEVADLEKFTQHVRGNHFIPNTVLVDCTADSVVASHYYDWLRKGIHVITPNKKANSGPLDQYLELRALQRQSYTHYFYEATVGAGLPIISTLRGLLETGDKILRIEGIFSGTLSYIFNNFIGKRAFSEVVAEAKQAGYTEPDPRDDLSGTDVARKVIILARESGLKLELSDIPVQNLVPEPLRASASAEEFLQQLPQYDQNMTNNREVAEDAGEVLRYVGVVDVVNQNGRVELQRYKKDHPFAQLSGSDNIIAFTTTRYKSQPLIVRGPGAGAEVTAGGIFSDILRLASYLGAPS from the exons ATGGCCTCTCTCTCAGCTGCGATCTCTCACTCTCCGAAGTCATTGCCTCGCCACGCGAAGCCCAAGAAGATCTGCCAATCGCAATGCCGTACACTCTCCCTTCCTCGCCACTCCCCTATTTGCAG aatggGTTTTGTTTCTCGGTGGGGAAGCAGAGGGACATCAAATACCCGCATTTTTACTTCAGTTAGAG ATGTTTTACTGGATGAATCTGCGGAAAAGGTACAGCTTCCCAAAGGTGACACATGGTCTGTTCATAAATTTGGTGGTACCTGCGTGGGAAGCTCAGAAAGAATTAAAAATGTAGCAGATATTATTGTTAACGATGATTCAGAAAGGAAGTTAGTGGTTGTCTCTGCAATGTCAAAAGTCACAGATATGATGTATGACCTCATTGACAAAGCTCAATCACGGGATGAATCCTATATATCTGCATTGGATGCTGTTTTAGAGAAGCACAAATCAACTGCGCTTGACCTACTAGAAGGGGATGATCTTGCTAGATTCTTATCACGGTTGCATCATGACATCAGCAACCTTAAAGCAATGCTTCGTGCGATATATATAG CTGGTCATACAACAGAATCTTTTATGGATTTTGTTGTAGGACATGGAGAACTATGGTCTGCTGATCTGTTGTCATCTGTCGTTAGAAAG ACTGGAATGGACTGCAACTGGATGGATACAAGGGAAGTCCTTATTGTAAATCCTACTAGTTCTAATCAAGTTGATCCTGATTACGTAGAATCTGACAAAAGACTTGAGAAATGGTATTCCCAAAATCCGTCTAAGACAATCATTGCAACGGGTTTTATTGCTAGCACAATGCAAAACATTCCTACTACCTTGAAGAGAGATGGAAGTGACTTCTCTGCAGCTATCATGGGTGCTCTATTTAGGGCCGGTCAAGTCACAATTTGGACAGACGTTGATGGTGTTTACAGTGCGGATCCCAGAAAAG TTAGTGAGGCAGTGATTCTGAGGACACTATCTTATCAAGAGGCCTGGGAAATG TCATATTTTGGGGCAAATGTATTACACCCCCGCACCATAATTCCAGTGATGCAATATAGCATTCCAATTATAATAAGGAATATTTTCAACCTCTCTGCTCCTGGAACGAAGATTTGCCACTCTTTAGTTAGTGACAAAGAAGGTGCCCAAAATTTGGAGTCTCTTGTCAAAGGATTTGCAACGATAGACAACTTGGCCCTTGTAAATGTTGAGGG AACTGGAATGGCTGGTGTTCCAGGTACAGCTCATGCTATTTTTGGTGCTGTAAAAGACGTGGGAGCCAATGTTATTATGATATCTCAG GCTAGTAGCGAGCATTCTGTGTGCTTTGCTGTGCCTGAGAAGGAAGTAAAAGCTGTTGCCGAGGCATTAAAGTCTAGATTTCGTCAAGCTTTGGAGGCTGGGCGTCTATCTCAG GTTGCAGTCATCCCAAACTGTAGCATTTTGGCAGCTGTTGGCCAGAAAATGGCAAGTACTCCTGGTGTTAGCGCTACCCTCTTCAACGCACTGGCAAAG GCAAATATTAATGTTCGTGCTATAGCTCAAGGTTGTTCTGAGTACAACATTACTGTAGTAGTCAAGCGAGAAGATTGTATAAAGGCCCTAAGAGCTGTCCACTCTAGATTTTATCTTTCAAGAACCACCATAGCAATGGGCATTATTGGACCTGGATTGATTGGTAGCACATTACTTGAGCAGCTAAGTGATcag GCAGCAGTCCTTAAGGAAGAATTTAATATTGATCTGCGTGTTATGGGAATCACTGGCTCTAGGACAATGCTTTTGAGTGACGT GGGTATTGAACTATCTAGATGGAGAGAACTTCAAAAGGAGAAAGGTGAAGTGGCTGATTTGGAGAAATTCACTCAACATGTGCGTGGGAATCATTTTATTCCAAATACTGTTTTGGTAGACTGCACAGCTGACTCTGTCGTTGCCAGCCATTATTATGATTGGTTGAGGAAAGGAATTCAcgtaattacccctaataaaAAGGCGAATTCAGGACCACTTGATCAG TACTTGGAGTTGCGAGCTCTTCAACGGCAATCCTATACACATTACTTCTATGAGGCTACTGTTGGAGCTGGTCTTCCAATCATTAGCACTTTACGAGGTCTTCTCGAAACTGGGGACAAAATATTGCGCATTGAAGGCATCTTCAG TGGGACTTTGAGTTACATCTTCAACAACTTTATTGGTAAACGAGCTTTCAGCGAGGTGGTGGCTGAAGCAAAACAAGCCGGTTATACTGAGCCAGATCCAAGGGATGATTTGTCTGGAACAGATGTTGCCAGAAAG GTGATCATCCTTGCTAGGGAGTCTGGTTTAAAGCTAGAACTATCCGATATTCCTGTTCAAAACCTTGTGCCCGAACCGTTAAGA GCTAGTGCTTCAGCTGAGGAATTTTTGCAACAACTGCCACAATACGATCAGAACATGACCAACAATCGAGAGGTTGCTGAGGATGCGGGGGAA GTCTTGAGATACGTCGGGGTTGTGGATGTGGTTAATCAGAACGGTCGAGTGGAGCTGCAAAGATACAAGAAAGATCATCCATTTGCACAACTCTCTGGATCAGATAACATTATTGCTTTTACAACAACAAGATACAAAAGCCAGCCTTTGATAGTCCGGGGACCAGGTGCCGGGGCCGAAGTCACGGCTGGAGGAATATTCAGTGACATATTGCGGCTTGCCTCTTATCTTGGTGCTCCGTCGTAG
- the LOC133861225 gene encoding probable protein phosphatase 2C 74 — protein sequence MALIINSPTSCALTSPISWVGEIFVGRKGGSSLVFESLNFESSEISADESPREKAPRVTCQDDNTQEYIPGGGGEVDATDSYGEMAVNEKSGILMIDIVSHEEKITQELNIRNKVHPKKENSGVLLIDQGISDSLEILVDFGGAKEALKPRKRPSMLVVPAYSGDMEFGEMGRKLANKEFEVEGRNFSLASKKGRRTSVMEDGYGVMLDILGDPKQALFAVIDGHGGHAAADYVAENLGRNIVKAIECVGEEDRLEQAIRRGYLVTDKEFLSQGVSSGACTASVVLKDGELHVANVGDCRVVLSRKGLATALTNEHRLSREDERRRIEKSGGFVHCCSNGVWRVQGSLAVSRAIGDLHLKQWIISEPEIIKLPLTSDCQFLIMASDGLWDKVSDQEAVDVVLREKNMLMSCKKLVDMSCSRGNRDDITVMVISLQTFVVSSG from the exons ATGGCTTTGATCATTAACTCCCCTACATCTTGTGCTTTGACGAGTCCTATTTCGTGGGTCGGGGAAATTTTTGTCGGACGCAAAGGAGGATCTTCTTTAGTCTTCGAAAGTTTGAATTTCGAGAGTTCAGAAATCTCGGCCGACGAGAGTCCTCGAGAGAAAGCTCCTCGTGTAACATGCCAAGATGATAACACGCAAGAATATATACCCGGTGGTGGTGGTGAAGTAGACGCAACGGATTCTTACGGTGAAATGGCAGTTAATGAGAAATCTGGTATTTTGATGATTGATATAGTAAGCCATGAAGAGAAAATCACGCAAGAATTAAATATACGTAATAAagttcatccaaaaaaagagAACTCTGGTGTTTTGTTGATTGATCAAGGAATATCGGATTCTTTGGAAATATTGGTGGATTTTGGAGGGGCCAAGGAGGCTCTCAAGCCGAGAAAGAGGCCGTCCATGCTGGTTGTGCCGGCATATAGCGGTGACATGGAATTTGGTGAAATGGGTAGGAAGTTGGCGAACAAGGAATTTGAGGTTGAAGGGAGAAATTTCTCTTTGGCAagcaagaaaggaagaagaacgtCGGTCATGGAAGATGGGTATGGGGTTATGCTTGATATTCTCGGAGATCCCAAGCAG GCACTTTTTGCTGTGATTGATGGGCATGGAGGTCATGCAGCGGCAGATTACGTTGCAGAAAATTTAGGAAGGAACATTGTAAAAGCCATCGAATGCGTTGGAGAAGAAGATCGGTTAGAACAGGCTATCCGTAGAGGTTACTTGGTCACAGACAAGGAATTTCTTAGTCAG GGAGTAAGCAGTGGAGCTTGTACAGCTAGCGTGGTATTAAAGGACGGAGAGTTACATGTAGCAAATGTCGGTGACTGCAGAGTAGTTTTGAGTAGAAAAGGATTAGCTACTGCATTGACAAATGAGCACCGTCTCAGTAGGGAAGACGAGCGTCGTCGTATTGAAAAATCC GGTGGTTTTGTGCATTGCTGCAGTAATGGAGTTTGGAGAGTTCAAGGATCGCTTGCAGTATCTAGAGCCATCGGTGACTTGCATTTGAAACAATGGATCATATCTGAACCGGAGATTATAAAGCTTCCTCTAACTTCCGACTGCCAGTTCTTGATAATGGCTTCTGATGGGCTCTGGGATAAG GTCAGTGATCAGGAGGCAGTTGACGTTGTTTTGAGAGAGAAGAATATGTTAATGTCTTGCAAAAAGCTTGTAGATATGTCTTGTAGCCGAGGAAACAGGGATGACATAACTGTCATGGTGATCAGTCTTCAAACTTTTGTAGTTTCCAGTGGTTAG